In candidate division WOR-3 bacterium, the genomic window TTGAATCATTCGTCAACTCTCTTGCCAAAAAGGGCAAGATAAAAATTGGAAATAATTACCTCCAGGTTTGTGCAATTGAGGTCCTTTTTACAAAGGAGTATAATTCACTAATATATGTACGGACTCTATCCCCGATAACGGTATATTCAACACTATTAACAAAAGATGGCCAAAAAAAGACCTATTATTATACGCCATTTGAAGATGAGTTTGGCAGGCAAATAAGAGATAATCTTCTTAAAAAATATGCCTTAATAAATATAAATAATAAAGAATGTGTTAATCTTGATTTCAATATCCTACCCCATATCGTATCCAAGAAAAACGAACATATAATTTTTTATAAAGATACTGTGATCAAAGCCTGGTCTGGGATATATAAGATGGAAGGCTCTAAAGAACTACTGAATATTGCCTTTGACTGTGGCATCGGTGCCAAGAATAGTCAGGGGTTTGGGATGATAGAGGAGTATTCATTGTATTAGGGGTCAATTATGGATTTTGAAATTTTTTACAAAGATTTCTTAAGTATATCCAAACCTTACTCCCACCAAGAACAAGTATGGAAAATATTTGAAAATTGGAAAAAATTAAATTTTCCATTATTGGTTAAAGCACCAACTGGTTCTGGAAAAACAGAAGCAATAATCGCCCCATTTCTCAATCAGTTTTTGGAAAATAATTTCTTCATTACTCCGCGATTGATTTACGTTCTGCCTATGAGAGTTCTTGCCGATTCAATCGCCAAAAGGATTGAAGGTTATGCAAAAAAAGTTTCTCCATATATTTCTGTTCAAATTCAACACGGAGATACACCGAATTCTCCTTTCTTTATTGACGACATTATTGTCACTACCCTTGACCAGTTTCTTTATGGTTTTGCGAGGGCAAGCCTCCAGGTGGGTAAACATATTGATGTTCCAGCTGGTGCCATTGCTTCTTCTTTGGTAGTATTTGATGAAG contains:
- the cas6 gene encoding CRISPR-associated endoribonuclease Cas6 encodes the protein MRIKITIEPINREGIILPRHYNYLIQGFIYKSLKKQIAAKVHDQGFLYEKRAFRLFTFSRLFGTFENADNSIIYKKNCILYVASPLTKILESFVNSLAKKGKIKIGNNYLQVCAIEVLFTKEYNSLIYVRTLSPITVYSTLLTKDGQKKTYYYTPFEDEFGRQIRDNLLKKYALININNKECVNLDFNILPHIVSKKNEHIIFYKDTVIKAWSGIYKMEGSKELLNIAFDCGIGAKNSQGFGMIEEYSLY
- a CDS encoding DEAD/DEAH box helicase, whose product is MDFEIFYKDFLSISKPYSHQEQVWKIFENWKKLNFPLLVKAPTGSGKTEAIIAPFLNQFLENNFFITPRLIYVLPMRVLADSIAKRIEGYAKKVSPYISVQIQHGDTPNSPFFIDDIIVTTLDQFLYGFARASLQVGKHIDVPAGAIASSLVVFDEAHMYRDEFTFAIMRALMEILHKSNIPFVVMTATMPKSLEDSLFENIRLDGNRKILGNINLNSSLEISLYKEP